DNA sequence from the Cupriavidus sp. WKF15 genome:
TGTCCTCATGGTCGACCAGCATGTGATCGAGGGCGGGAATAGGATCCTGCCAGATCAGTTCTTCGGCGGGGACCTCGGGGCCGAGATAGCGCGCACGTGGGCCCATATCGCGGTGTGTCAGCTTGAACCACGCGCGGGCGAAGGCATCGGCCAACTGCTCCGGATTCTCGTAGAAGCGCCTTGAGATCTTCTCGTAAGCCGCGTCAACCCGCAGCGAAAGATCCGTGGTCAGCATGGTCGGCCCGCGCCGCTTGGACGGCTCGAACGGGTCCGGCACGGTGTTGGCGCCTGCGTCGCCTTTGGGCTTCCACTGGTGCGCGCCGGCCGGGCTCTTCGTCAACTCCCATTCATAGCCGAACAGGTTCTCGAAGTAGCTATTGCTCCACTTTGTTGGGGTGGTCGACCAGATCACTTCCAGACCGCTCGTGACGGCGTCGCCGGCCTTGCCGGAACCAAAGCTGCTGCGCCAACCCAGGCCCTGTTCTTCGAGCCCGGCGGCTTCCGGTTCCGGCCCCACATGGGACGCCGGTCCGGCGCCGTGGGTCTTGCCGAAGGTATGGCCACCGGCGATGAGCGCGACCGTCTCCTCGTCGTTCATGGCCATGCGGGCAAAGGTCTCGCGGATATCCACGGCCGCCTTGGCAGGATCCGGATTGCCGTTCGGGCCTTCCGGATTCACATAGATCAGGCCCATCTGGACGGCAGCCAACGGGTTTTCCAGGTCGCGCACGCCGGAGTAGCGCTTGTCGGCCAGCCACGCGGTTTCGGAGCCCCAGTAGACGTCCTGGTCCGGCTCATAGACATCTTCGCGCCCGCCGCCGAAGCCGAACGTCTTGAAGCCCATCGACTCCAGTGCGACGTTGCCGGTCAGCACGATCAGGTCGGCCCACGAAAGCTTGTTGCCGTATTTCTGCTTGATCGGCCAAAGCAGCCGGCGCGCCTTGTCCAGGTTGACGTTGTCAGGCCAGCTGTTCAGCGGCGCAAAGCGCTGCTGCCCTGAACCCGCGCCACCACGGCCGTCGCCGATGCGGTACGTGCCGGCAGCATGCCAGGCCATGCGGATGAACAAACCGCCATAGTGGCCGAAGTCCGCCGGCCACCAGTCTTGCGAGTCGGTCATCAGCGCCGTGAGATCCTTCTTCACGGCCGCAAGATCGAGACTCTTGAATGCTTCGGCGTAGTTGAATCCCTTGTCCATGGGATCGGCCAGGGAAGAATGCTGGCGCAGGATCCCCAGGTTCAGCTGATTGGGCCACCAGTCCCGGTTCGACTGCCCCGAGCCGGCGGCGTGGTTGAACGGACACTTCGATTCGGTCGACATGTGTTGCCTCCTTGGTTCGTATGCACCCAGATCGTTCGTTATTAGATCGCTTGCTCCCAACCGCGGCTCCGCCTTGGAGCCCAAGCACTGCCCTGAATAGAGTACTGTTTCTTCACACCGGGCGGAAATAGGTTTACTTCATGGCTGAAAAAGAAAAAAGCTAAGGCGACTTCCTATCCCATTCCTTGCTGACTACGTTCATGACGGACATTTCACCGCGTCCAGGCGAGGCGCGCGTCGGTCAGGAACCAGCAAGGGCGAACAGTGTACGCCCGCCGACTAGAATGAAACAGCCCGCCAGCGGAAGCATCCAAGCGGCCGCCCATAGCCCCTTGGCCGACGGCGGTACTGCCGCAAAAGTCCCGCCAATACCACGCTGCAGGGAGAATTGTCATGACGGAACTCGATAAGGACAAAGTCGTCGGCGTGCTGAATCAAATACTCGAAGCCGAACTTGCCGGTGTAGTGCGCTATACGCACTATTCCTTCCTGGTGTTCGGCTTTGGGCGCATCCCGATCGTGTCGTGGCTGCGCGAGCAGGCCAACGAATCGCTGCTGCATGCCCACCAGGCGGGGGAATGGATCACGACCCTGGGCGCCTACCCGTCGCTCGGCATCGGCAAGCTGCTGGACAGCCATACTTTCGATATCGGTTCCATCCTGCGCGAATCCCTGGCGACGGAGATGCTGGCCCTGGAGTTGTACCGCGAACTGCTCGGGCTGGTCGAAGGCCGCTCGGTGGCGCTGGAAGAATATGCGCGCCAGCAGATCCAGGTCGAGGAACTGCATGCCGGCGAGGTCGACAAGATGCTGCGCAAGCCCGGACAGTCGGCGACGGCGCAGTCCAGCCCGGGCTGAGCTCCGCGGCAGCCATGCTGCCATACGCTCACGGCGCCTGCCCGGCCGCCTTGTGGATCGCCGCGCGGATGCGCGGATAGGTGCCGCAACGGCAGACGATATTTCCCAGCGCCGCGTCGATGTCCGCATCGGTCGGCTTCGGCCTGGCCTTGAGCAGCGCGCAGGCGGCCATGATCTGCGCGCTCTGGCAGTAGCCGCACTGGACCACGTCGACGTCGAGCCACGCCGCCCTGACGGCGTCGGCTTCCTTGCCCTGCACCCCTTCGATGGTCGTGATCTTCGTGGCCGGGCGCAGCTTCGACATGGGCAACTGGCAGGCGAGTTCGGCCTTGCCGTCCACATGCAGCGTGCAGGCCCCGCAGATGCCCACGCCGCAGCCGTACTTCGTTCCGGTCAGCGCCAGTTCGCAACGCAGGATCCAGAGCAGCGGCATGTCAGGTTCGGCATCCACGCTGACCGGCTTGCCGTTTACGTTCAGGGTCGCCATGGGGTGTCCTCCTCGACTAGGCGAGCTTCAGCGGCAGCGCCCGCAGGCGCTGGCCGGTCAGCGCAAACAGCGCGTTGGCCACGGCCGGTGCAATCGGCGGCGTGCAGACTTCTCCCGCGCCCTGGGGCGCCTCGGCACTGGCAATGATGTCGGTCTGGATCGCAGGGCAATCGGCCATGCGCACGACCGGGAAGTCATGGAAATTCTTTTGCTCCACGACGCCATTCACGAAGGTGATCTCCTGGTACAGCGCGGCGGACAATCCGAACACGATGCCGCTCTCGGCCTGTTGGCGGATCAGGTTGGGATTCACGGGCGTGCCGCAATCGATCACGCAGAACACGCGATGGACGCGGATGGTCCTGTCCCCCGCGACAGATACCTCCGCGACCTGCCCGACGATGCTCCCGTACGACTGGTGCAACGCCACGCCGCGTGCGCGCGCGATACCGTCCGCCGCGCGCACGATCGGCTTGCCCCAGCCAGACAAGGCTGCCACGCGCTGCAGCACAGCCAGATGCCGCGGATGCCCGCCAAGCAGGCTGGCACGGAACGCCACCGGATCCTTGCGCGCGGCCGCCGCCATCTCGTCGAGAAAGCACTCCGTGAAGAATGCCTGGTGCGAGTGGCCGACCGAGCGCCAGAAGCCCACCGGAATGGGCAGCTCGACATTCGTATGGGAAACCCGGGCCGCCGGCCACGCATAGGGCTGGTCATAGGCGCCCTCCGCCACCGTCTTGTCGACCGGAATGCGAGGGAAGCCAAAGTCGCGCGCCAGCATCTCCGGTACCACGGCCTGGCCCGCCGAACGGGCGTGCCAGCCTACCAGCCGACCTTCGCCATCCAGGCCGGCCCGCAACCGTGCCACGCAGGCGGGCCGGTAGAAGTCGTGCGCCATGTCCTGCGAGCGCGTCCAGATGGTCTGCACCGGCCGCCCCTTGACCTCGCGGGCGATCGCGGCGGCCTGCGAGACAAAATCGGCCTCCAGGCGCCGGCCGAAGCCGCCGCCCAGCATCATGACCTGCAGGTCCACCTGCTCGGGCCGCAGCCCAAGGACACTCGCGGCATGGGCGCGTGCAATGCCGGGCACCTGTGTCGAAACCCAAACCGTTGCCGCGTTGTCCTCGTACTGGACCGTGCAGTTGATGGGCTCGACGGCACCGTGCGCGAGATATGGCGCCCGATACTCGGCGTTGATCACCTTCGCGGCGCCGCGCAGCACCTCGTCCACATCGCCACGCGTGTAGTAGTCGTGGCCGTCATTGCGATCCAGTGCCGCAACCATGCGCGCCATCAGCCTGGCACTCGACGCGCCGGCTGCCGGGCCGGGATCCCAGTCGACCTTCAGGGCGTCCAGCGCCCGCATCGCGCGAAAAGCGTTGTCGGCGACGACCGCAACGCCGCCAGTGCCTCCGTCGAAAGGCGGCACGACGAACGCCTTCACGATGCCGCGCTGCGCCAGTGCGGCGCTGACGTCGGCATGCTTTACGCGACCGCCTACGGTCGGGCACATGAGGACGCTGGCGTACAGCAGCTTTTGCGGCAAGGCATCGATGCCAAAGCGTGCGGACCCGTTCGTCTTTGCTGCCGCATCGAGCCTGTGCAGCGGCCGCCCGACCAGGCGGAACGCGGACGGGTCCTTGAGCCGCACCTTGTCCGGCATCGGCTGGCGCCCGGCGGTGTCGGCCAGCTCGCCGAATGTCACGGAACGTCCGGAGCCATGCAGCACCTTGCCGCCTTCGGTGCGGCACTCCGACCCGGCCACGCGCCAGCGCTGCGCCGCTGCGGCTACGAGCATGGCCCGCGCCGAGGCGCCGGCCTCGCGCATGGGCATCCACAAGTCGCTCAGGCCGGAGGACCCGCCGGTGGCAATCTCGCCGATCTCGCGCATCAGCTTGCGCGTGAGCTGGTCCGCGATGCGGCGGACCAGACCATGATCGTCCGGACGAAAAGGCAGTCCGTCCACGACCACCTGAAGGTTGTTGAAGATCCTGTCCGGCGGCGCGTTCTCCACGCGCACGCGGCTCCAGTCGGCATCGAGTTCCTCCGCCAGGATCATCGCGAGGCCGGTATGCACGCCCTGCCCCATCTCGGAGCGGCACATCATGATGGTGACGCTGTTGTCCACGTCGATCTTGACCCATCCGTTCAGCGCGGTTTCGGCGCCGTGGGTCGGCAGCGGCGCCGACGTAGCCAACCGCTGTCGCACGGGCAGCACGGTCCAGCCGACAACCAAAGCGCCGACTGCACCGATACCGCCAAAGACGAACGCTCTGCGCTTCATGGCGGGATCAGAATTCCAGGCAGAAATCGATCAGGCGCGCCTTGTCCCAATACACCTTGCCAAGGTACACGCCTGGCGCGATACAGCGTATCTCGTCGCGTATCCAGTGCGCCACCAGCGAGGTATCGGAGTAGTCGAGCACGATGCATTCCTTGTGGTCAAGCCAGCTGTCCGCCTTGTAGACCTTGGCCAGGATGGCCTCCAGCCCGAATGGCGTGATGCGGTTCTTGAGCACGCCGCGGCTGGCATCGAATACCTTGCCCTGCCACGCGAACAGGCTGACCATGCGCGCCATGCTTTCGCTGAATACCGTACCGGGCGAGATGATGGCGGTGCCTTTCGCCTCGCCGTTCGGGATATCGCCCGCGGGGCTCTCGCGGAACAGGTCATCCAGTTCGGCCTGCTGCATTTGCAGAAGCTTGTGCACGTCGTAGGCCATGGTGGTCTCCTATCTCGAATGGCAGCGGCGGCGTTGCCTGTGCCGCGGCCAGCAGTACTTCGGCAGCCTTCTCGGCCATCATGTAGATGGCGCTCACGGGAAAGAAGCCAGGAATGCGCGGAAACGCCGAGGCATCGACGACGCGCAGACGGCGCGTGCCATGCACGCAGAAGCTGCTGTCCAGCACGCCGCCCGCCGCGCGCGCGCCGATCGGGCACGAGCAGGATGCATGGTGGCCCCAGGCGTTGTCGCGGATATAGCCGGCCAGGTCCTCATCGCTCTGGATATGAGCGCCCGGCAGTTCTTCGTGCGCGATATACCCCTGCTCCGCCAGCGGCTGCGCGAGGCCCCGCACAAAGCGGATCGCACCGATCAGCGCGCGCATGTCCTCGCCTTTCGGGTCGTCGGCGCCGTCGAAATACCGGAAGTCGACATCGGGCACGTCGCGTGGATCGGCCGAGCGCAACGACACGATGCCGGCGCGGTTGCGCGTGTGCGCCTTCAGGATCGCCCACGTCAGCATGTTGTCGTTCTGCGCGAAGACCTTGGAGTAGCCCGGGTAGTAGCCGACAAAGCGTTCCAGCAGCGCCATGCAGAAGATGTCCGGCACGGGCATGCGCCGGCCCGAGCGGCGGATGACCGCCGTGGCCACGCCGTTCGTGGTGTAGACGCCGTCGCGCGAATCGAACCAGCGTCGGTACGGCGCGTCGTCGCGCACGAACCTCGCGCCCTGGAGCACCTCCCATGAGCGCGACATCCGGTTCACGACGCCGATCTCATAACGGTCCTGCAAATTGCGGCCGACCCCTGGCAGGTCCACCCGCACCGGGATGCCATGTTCGCGCAGATGTTCGGCTGGCCCGATACCGGACAGCATCAGCAACTGCGGCGTGTTGAATGCGCCGCCGGCGAGGATCACCTCGCGCCGCGCGCGGACCAGGCACCGCTCCCCGAGCTGTTCGTTCGGCTTCACGTGCGCTTGATAGAGATGCCGGCCCTTCAGGTATTCCACGCCGCAAGCGTTGCCCTGGCCGTCGAACAGTACGCGCGTAGCCAGTGCATCCGTTTCGATATGCAGCATCGCCGGATGCCGTTGCGCCACGTCGAGCAAGCGTTCGCGCGTACCGTGGCGCGCGTGGCGCTGCGTGGTCAGCGGTGTGTAGCACACGCCGTGGAAGCAGCGCCGTCCCCACAGCCGCGAATTGGGATCCCCCTGCCAGCGGATCAGCCGCAGCCACGCGCGCAGGCGCCTGGGCACGCTGCGCGCGGCCAGCTCCATGGAACCGATGATGACGCGGACCAGCGCGTCATCAGCCAGCGCTTCCAGCGGCATTGCGCGTTCCGTGTG
Encoded proteins:
- the katG gene encoding catalase/peroxidase HPI, whose product is MSTESKCPFNHAAGSGQSNRDWWPNQLNLGILRQHSSLADPMDKGFNYAEAFKSLDLAAVKKDLTALMTDSQDWWPADFGHYGGLFIRMAWHAAGTYRIGDGRGGAGSGQQRFAPLNSWPDNVNLDKARRLLWPIKQKYGNKLSWADLIVLTGNVALESMGFKTFGFGGGREDVYEPDQDVYWGSETAWLADKRYSGVRDLENPLAAVQMGLIYVNPEGPNGNPDPAKAAVDIRETFARMAMNDEETVALIAGGHTFGKTHGAGPASHVGPEPEAAGLEEQGLGWRSSFGSGKAGDAVTSGLEVIWSTTPTKWSNSYFENLFGYEWELTKSPAGAHQWKPKGDAGANTVPDPFEPSKRRGPTMLTTDLSLRVDAAYEKISRRFYENPEQLADAFARAWFKLTHRDMGPRARYLGPEVPAEELIWQDPIPALDHMLVDHEDITALKGKILAAGLPISQLVSTAWASASTFRGSDKRGGANGARIRLAPQKDWEVNQPARLAQVLETLGKIQSEFNSAQTGGKKVSLADLIVLAGCAAIEQAAKQGGYDVKVPFTPGRMDAAQEQTEVENFRVLEPIADGFRNYLKGTYAIPAETLLVDKAQLLTLTVPEMTVLIGGMRALNTNFGQTQHGVLTDRPETLTNDFFINLLDMGTEWKSVADDKDVFEGYDRATGKLKWTGTRVDLIFGSNSQLRAVAEVYGCSDAREKFVKDFVAAWNKVMNLDRFEVANG
- a CDS encoding ferritin-like domain-containing protein; this translates as MTELDKDKVVGVLNQILEAELAGVVRYTHYSFLVFGFGRIPIVSWLREQANESLLHAHQAGEWITTLGAYPSLGIGKLLDSHTFDIGSILRESLATEMLALELYRELLGLVEGRSVALEEYARQQIQVEELHAGEVDKMLRKPGQSATAQSSPG
- a CDS encoding (2Fe-2S)-binding protein; the encoded protein is MATLNVNGKPVSVDAEPDMPLLWILRCELALTGTKYGCGVGICGACTLHVDGKAELACQLPMSKLRPATKITTIEGVQGKEADAVRAAWLDVDVVQCGYCQSAQIMAACALLKARPKPTDADIDAALGNIVCRCGTYPRIRAAIHKAAGQAP
- a CDS encoding molybdopterin cofactor-binding domain-containing protein — encoded protein: MKRRAFVFGGIGAVGALVVGWTVLPVRQRLATSAPLPTHGAETALNGWVKIDVDNSVTIMMCRSEMGQGVHTGLAMILAEELDADWSRVRVENAPPDRIFNNLQVVVDGLPFRPDDHGLVRRIADQLTRKLMREIGEIATGGSSGLSDLWMPMREAGASARAMLVAAAAQRWRVAGSECRTEGGKVLHGSGRSVTFGELADTAGRQPMPDKVRLKDPSAFRLVGRPLHRLDAAAKTNGSARFGIDALPQKLLYASVLMCPTVGGRVKHADVSAALAQRGIVKAFVVPPFDGGTGGVAVVADNAFRAMRALDALKVDWDPGPAAGASSARLMARMVAALDRNDGHDYYTRGDVDEVLRGAAKVINAEYRAPYLAHGAVEPINCTVQYEDNAATVWVSTQVPGIARAHAASVLGLRPEQVDLQVMMLGGGFGRRLEADFVSQAAAIAREVKGRPVQTIWTRSQDMAHDFYRPACVARLRAGLDGEGRLVGWHARSAGQAVVPEMLARDFGFPRIPVDKTVAEGAYDQPYAWPAARVSHTNVELPIPVGFWRSVGHSHQAFFTECFLDEMAAAARKDPVAFRASLLGGHPRHLAVLQRVAALSGWGKPIVRAADGIARARGVALHQSYGSIVGQVAEVSVAGDRTIRVHRVFCVIDCGTPVNPNLIRQQAESGIVFGLSAALYQEITFVNGVVEQKNFHDFPVVRMADCPAIQTDIIASAEAPQGAGEVCTPPIAPAVANALFALTGQRLRALPLKLA
- a CDS encoding GMC family oxidoreductase, with the translated sequence MSGQDETEWDYVVVGSGAGGGTLAARLAEAGMRVCVLEAGCDARAHEMSCMPEDYDVPGFHACASENPAMAWNFFVRHYADDAQQRRDPKCGPSGVLYPRAGTLGGCTAHNALIFLYPHDADWDYIADLTGDPSWTAPRMRRYAKLVERCRHRPLWNLARRFGLDPTLHGWGGWLHTERAMPLEALADDALVRVIIGSMELAARSVPRRLRAWLRLIRWQGDPNSRLWGRRCFHGVCYTPLTTQRHARHGTRERLLDVAQRHPAMLHIETDALATRVLFDGQGNACGVEYLKGRHLYQAHVKPNEQLGERCLVRARREVILAGGAFNTPQLLMLSGIGPAEHLREHGIPVRVDLPGVGRNLQDRYEIGVVNRMSRSWEVLQGARFVRDDAPYRRWFDSRDGVYTTNGVATAVIRRSGRRMPVPDIFCMALLERFVGYYPGYSKVFAQNDNMLTWAILKAHTRNRAGIVSLRSADPRDVPDVDFRYFDGADDPKGEDMRALIGAIRFVRGLAQPLAEQGYIAHEELPGAHIQSDEDLAGYIRDNAWGHHASCSCPIGARAAGGVLDSSFCVHGTRRLRVVDASAFPRIPGFFPVSAIYMMAEKAAEVLLAAAQATPPLPFEIGDHHGLRRAQASANAAGRTG